A segment of the Cucurbita pepo subsp. pepo cultivar mu-cu-16 unplaced genomic scaffold, ASM280686v2 Cp4.1_scaffold000134, whole genome shotgun sequence genome:
GTAAAAAGCTTGAGTCTTTGGCCAAGAGGTTGGCTAAGGAGCTCGATGAAGAGAGGAAACAAAGGGAAGCCATGGAATTACTGTGTCAACAGCTTTCACGTGAGGTTTCTTTACATGAAACCAAGATtgatttgatgaagaagaagattgaagatgAGAGGAAGATGCTAAGGTTcgttcataatttaattttgcttttttcttttttttttttttttttttctagatcAAAAACTTAGggttattaaataaatctagtctaaataaatgaataaacaaCTCTGAGATCCgacatcggttagagaagaGTACGtgaaatttcttataagggtgtgaaaacttctcggggtgaattgtgagatccaacctTGATTGAACagtggaacaaaacatttcttgcaagggtatggaaacctatCTCTGgtagaataattaaataaatatgatcgagatcccacattggtacGTCTGTCTCTTGTAGATGCGTTAGACTCACATTGGTTATGTAAcggcctagatccaccgctagcagatattgtcatctttggacttttcctttcgggcttcccctcaaggtgttagggaaaggtttccacgcccttataaatgctggtttgttctcctccccaaccaatgtgataCATCACAGGTTAGACAAGGGTATAAAGCATACATCGATACCTCTGTCTCTGATAGACGCGTTAGGCTCATCGGTAGAGAGGGGTAAGAAGCATACATTGGTACCTCTGTCTCTAATAGACGCGGTAGGCTCACACGGTGGAGAGGGgtacaaagcatttcttataaaagtgtgaaaaccaATTAGATATCCTCACATCGATAGAGAGGGGTACAacgcattctttataagagtgtgaaaactgATTAGATAGGTTCACATTAGTAGAGAGGGgtacgaatcattccttataagagtgtaaaaaccgattagagaagggaacgaaacatttctcatCATAAAAGTGTGAAGAACCTTTGTTTCTGGTAGACACATTAggcttggaccattacaaCGAACTGTTTGAGTGTGTTAGTTGATGTGACGTAGAGTGACATAAAATTTCCTCTATTTAATCTGAAATATTTGTCTGTCTACAAGGCAATCGGGCTAGGGTTGATTCTTCTGAACTACTAAAAACAAGACTAAGACCGTTTATTTAGTAGTTGGTGACTCGATACCTATATCTACCGATAAGAATGACCATTTTGAAAAACTAGTCGTTCGGTGACAAGAACCGCTTCCctaataaatgatttatttattgtaatgCTTAAATAACCATGGAATCCTTGatttccttttgatttgaaattgaaggttGTCTGAGGTATTACGAGAGGAGAGAGTTCAAATGAAGCTTGCAGAGGTCAAGATCGTGTTCGAAGACATGCTTTCAGAGATAGAATCAGGCAAACTAAAACAGACGGCGGCTGACAATTCCTCGGCGAGTTCCATCAACAACAATGCTGTCGGCGACGGATCTTCACCGGCAGAATCAACAGCATTGGACGCCGTCGTGGGAGAGCAGAGATTATCCTGTAAAATGGAGATTCCGGCGGTGGCAGCTCCGACAAGTGGGTCGCCGGAGGTGGAAAATATTAATCCTCATATTGTGAGAGGAATTAAAGGGTTTGTGGAGTTCCGGCGAGTGGTTCGAACAAAAGGGTCGAAGAGTAGAGATTCAGATGCGAAATTGGAGTGTCAAAAGGCTCAGCTTAGAGTTCttctgaaacaaaaagaagggtCTGTCAGATCCAACAACCTCTTTA
Coding sequences within it:
- the LOC111783915 gene encoding protein BRANCHLESS TRICHOME-like produces the protein MMMMKDDSCPSWKLYENPFYISPSHRQTPHKSAINKHLQFYCLKLASSSSFCDLVPTKKRMDSELDLARSHIVELKTELRYERKARKKLESLAKRLAKELDEERKQREAMELLCQQLSREVSLHETKIDLMKKKIEDERKMLRLSEVLREERVQMKLAEVKIVFEDMLSEIESGKLKQTAADNSSASSINNNAVGDGSSPAESTALDAVVGEQRLSCKMEIPAVAAPTSGSPEVENINPHIVRGIKGFVEFRRVVRTKGSKSRDSDAKLECQKAQLRVLLKQKEGSVRSNNLFIT